A single region of the Streptomyces sp. AM 4-1-1 genome encodes:
- a CDS encoding ABC transporter substrate-binding protein produces MRSQLRAPAAALAAMLTLGTLTACGGSPSSKGGGQVKIMVGGLDKVIYLPAMLTQKLGYFEDEGVDVQLLTEPAGVQATTALVSGDVQGVVGFYDHTLDLQVKGKNVESVVQFSHASGEVEVVSTKAAGDITSPEDFKGKKLGVTGLGSSTDFLTKYLAVKNGVGTEDFTTVAVGAGQPFIAALQQNSIQGGMTTDPTVAQLLDKKLGKILIDMRTPEGSKKALGGPYPSSSLYMNTDWVNGNKETVQKLADAFVKTLKWMSTHSPEEIAAKMPTDYAQGGKELYVRSIGSTLPMFTEDGVMPADGPETVERVLKAFNPNLKNAKVDLSRTYTTEFVKKAG; encoded by the coding sequence ATGCGCAGTCAGCTCAGAGCCCCCGCAGCCGCGCTCGCCGCGATGCTCACCCTCGGCACCCTCACCGCCTGCGGCGGCTCCCCCTCCTCGAAGGGCGGCGGCCAGGTCAAGATCATGGTCGGCGGCCTGGACAAGGTCATCTACCTTCCCGCGATGCTCACCCAGAAGCTCGGCTACTTCGAGGACGAGGGCGTGGACGTCCAGCTCCTCACCGAACCGGCCGGCGTGCAGGCCACCACGGCGCTCGTCTCCGGCGACGTACAGGGTGTGGTCGGCTTCTACGACCACACCCTCGACCTCCAGGTGAAGGGCAAGAACGTCGAATCCGTCGTGCAGTTCTCGCACGCGTCGGGAGAGGTCGAGGTCGTCTCCACCAAGGCGGCGGGGGACATCACGTCCCCCGAGGACTTCAAGGGCAAGAAGCTCGGCGTCACCGGCCTCGGCTCGTCCACCGACTTCCTGACCAAGTACCTCGCGGTCAAGAACGGCGTCGGTACGGAGGACTTCACGACCGTCGCGGTCGGCGCCGGACAGCCCTTCATCGCGGCGCTCCAGCAGAACTCCATCCAGGGCGGCATGACCACCGATCCCACCGTCGCCCAGCTCCTGGACAAGAAGCTGGGCAAGATCCTCATCGACATGCGGACGCCCGAAGGCTCCAAGAAGGCGCTCGGCGGCCCCTACCCCTCCTCCAGCCTCTACATGAACACCGACTGGGTGAACGGCAACAAGGAGACGGTGCAGAAACTGGCCGACGCCTTCGTGAAGACCCTGAAGTGGATGTCCACCCACTCCCCGGAGGAGATCGCCGCCAAGATGCCCACCGACTACGCCCAGGGCGGCAAGGAGCTGTACGTGCGGTCGATCGGGAGCACCCTGCCGATGTTCACCGAGGACGGGGTCATGCCCGCCGACGGCCCCGAGACCGTGGAGCGGGTCCTGAAGGCGTTCAACCCGAACCTCAAGAACGCCAAGGTCGACCTGAGCAGGACGTACACCACCGAGTTCGTGAAGAAGGCCGGCTGA